The following coding sequences lie in one Silvanigrella aquatica genomic window:
- a CDS encoding SdpI family protein has product MGIFHSIKHSEPNKFFGFRTKKSLESKKNWKILNLYACYYMSITQNIFLILNLITIILKIFYHDNHNFIEFIHVFLVVYLLLSILFVFIKVRIVEKRIKL; this is encoded by the coding sequence ATGGGTATTTTTCACTCTATAAAACACAGTGAACCCAATAAATTTTTTGGCTTTCGCACAAAGAAATCTTTAGAATCTAAGAAAAATTGGAAGATACTTAATTTATATGCTTGCTATTATATGTCTATTACTCAAAATATTTTTCTTATTTTAAATTTAATAACTATTATTTTAAAAATTTTTTATCATGATAATCATAATTTTATTGAATTTATTCATGTCTTTTTAGTTGTATATTTACTTCTTTCGATTTTATTTGTATTTATAAAAGTGAGAATTGTTGAAAAAAGAATCAAATTATAG
- a CDS encoding leucine-rich repeat domain-containing protein, which produces MNVFRDMFLLGGVFLTIYYVNKSLNNEEQIAQNNNKDISQYSDQKEKSVEEESTVVSMPVKNKMQTSNANNKMCTYSLEKSEENECVEIVYLVPDVQSNVIEGKFARSQDLSLTSGGVTENHEELNRFILPLDNHYNDDIIKNRFIVNAENSDQKCYEVKFQINSQFINLAQVPNSVPKATHCQFHINDAEGNKVNSFAILLNHTFKYWVNLNNDSLPVQSAKAIQSYMQNSSKEFEEGLIDIPDYDIDLSPFTGFHYIKALKLNGKNLISLHEGIFSGMENLKKLYLMDSQISRVTQGMFSGLGNLEFLTLSHNRITSLPENVFHKLPNLKELFLVENKLTLLPEKLFYGLNSLEILFLSENNFEFIPDEIFRDLVNLEVLGMWLNNINRLPNSMKNLLKIKEIFFYNNPHIDFDFSVFNNLENLDLRSTNLNEFPQNIVKIKNLNKLWIGSNDFKEIPVNIIELKNLEELDLSSSKIINIPKEIFYGLQNLKKLNLSYMRYMNINENIKIGLKELKKLEGLNLNSNDLNHLPEDFFTPFVNLKELKLSSTQLEILPNSILQLKNLEKLNLSNNKFNSLPEGIFSTLTRLKDLNLYNVIFNNKNYKPIKEDTFSNLKDLESIKINGMNLESLYNDKDRSNDVTLFKGLKNLTYINLSDNNLSKIPEELRELNKLKTIILNGNKINEIPSWFAEEFPDLEDLRLTSCSLQEFPKNVLLLNKLKKLELRNNRLTSLPENIKNLQKLDRLELNNNKFSIFPEELLLLKNLTILDLGNNNISILPERVRNLRKLKQFHLFHNQIAALPKSIVQMNNLESFDLGQNKFTAVPLEIKEMEGIKYLSIGNNELYIRD; this is translated from the coding sequence ATGAACGTTTTTAGAGATATGTTCTTACTTGGGGGTGTTTTTTTAACCATTTATTATGTCAACAAATCTTTAAATAACGAAGAGCAAATTGCACAAAATAATAATAAAGATATATCGCAGTATTCAGATCAAAAAGAGAAGAGTGTCGAAGAAGAATCAACTGTAGTAAGTATGCCCGTTAAAAATAAAATGCAAACGAGTAACGCAAATAATAAAATGTGCACATACTCTTTAGAGAAATCAGAAGAAAATGAGTGTGTCGAAATTGTTTATTTAGTTCCCGATGTTCAAAGCAACGTGATAGAAGGAAAATTTGCCCGATCGCAAGATTTAAGCTTGACTTCGGGAGGAGTAACAGAAAATCATGAGGAATTAAATCGCTTTATATTGCCATTAGATAATCATTATAATGATGATATTATAAAAAATAGATTTATAGTCAATGCGGAAAATTCAGATCAAAAATGTTATGAAGTTAAATTTCAAATTAATAGCCAATTTATAAATTTAGCACAGGTTCCTAATTCCGTTCCCAAAGCAACACATTGTCAGTTTCATATAAATGATGCAGAAGGCAACAAAGTTAATTCTTTTGCAATTCTTTTGAATCATACCTTTAAATATTGGGTAAATTTAAATAACGACAGTTTGCCAGTGCAATCGGCAAAAGCTATTCAATCCTATATGCAAAATTCGAGTAAAGAGTTTGAAGAAGGTTTAATCGATATCCCTGATTATGACATAGATTTAAGCCCCTTCACCGGATTCCATTATATAAAAGCATTAAAATTAAATGGAAAAAATCTGATTTCTCTCCATGAGGGAATATTCAGTGGTATGGAAAATTTAAAAAAATTATATTTGATGGACAGCCAAATTTCTAGAGTGACTCAAGGAATGTTTAGTGGTCTAGGTAATTTAGAATTTCTTACATTAAGCCATAATAGAATAACCTCGCTTCCTGAAAATGTTTTTCATAAGCTTCCAAACTTAAAAGAATTATTTTTAGTTGAAAACAAACTTACTTTGCTACCTGAAAAATTATTTTATGGTCTGAATAGTTTAGAGATATTGTTTCTATCCGAAAATAATTTTGAATTTATTCCTGATGAAATTTTTAGAGATCTTGTAAATTTGGAAGTCTTAGGTATGTGGTTGAATAATATAAATAGACTTCCAAATAGTATGAAAAATTTATTAAAGATAAAAGAAATATTCTTTTATAATAACCCCCATATTGATTTTGATTTTTCAGTATTCAATAATCTCGAAAATTTAGATTTGAGAAGTACAAATTTAAATGAGTTTCCTCAAAACATTGTAAAGATTAAAAATTTAAATAAATTATGGATAGGGAGTAACGACTTTAAAGAGATTCCTGTAAATATAATAGAATTAAAAAATTTAGAGGAATTGGATTTATCAAGTTCTAAAATAATAAATATACCCAAAGAAATATTTTATGGACTGCAAAACCTAAAAAAATTAAACTTATCATATATGAGGTATATGAATATTAATGAAAATATAAAAATAGGTTTAAAAGAATTAAAAAAATTGGAGGGTTTAAATTTAAATAGCAATGATTTAAATCATTTACCAGAGGATTTTTTCACTCCTTTTGTTAATTTAAAAGAATTAAAATTAAGTTCTACTCAACTTGAAATATTACCTAATAGTATTTTGCAGTTGAAAAATTTAGAAAAATTAAATTTAAGTAATAATAAGTTCAATTCTTTGCCAGAAGGAATTTTTTCTACTTTAACTAGACTAAAAGACTTAAATTTATATAATGTAATTTTTAATAATAAAAATTACAAACCAATTAAAGAAGATACCTTCTCGAATTTAAAGGATCTTGAATCAATAAAAATAAATGGAATGAATCTTGAGAGTTTATATAATGATAAAGATAGGTCTAACGATGTGACTCTTTTTAAAGGGCTAAAAAACTTAACATATATTAATTTATCTGATAATAATTTGTCTAAAATTCCAGAAGAATTAAGGGAATTAAATAAATTAAAAACAATAATATTGAATGGAAATAAAATAAATGAAATTCCATCTTGGTTTGCAGAAGAGTTTCCAGATCTTGAAGATCTGCGATTAACTTCATGTTCTTTACAAGAATTTCCTAAGAATGTCCTATTATTAAATAAATTAAAAAAATTAGAATTAAGAAATAATCGTTTGACTTCACTTCCTGAAAATATTAAAAATTTACAAAAATTAGATAGACTTGAATTAAATAATAATAAATTTTCTATATTCCCTGAGGAATTATTGTTATTAAAAAATTTAACGATATTAGATTTAGGAAATAACAATATCAGTATACTGCCTGAAAGAGTTAGAAATTTACGAAAACTAAAACAATTTCATTTATTTCATAACCAAATAGCAGCTCTGCCAAAATCCATTGTTCAAATGAATAATTTAGAATCCTTTGATCTTGGACAAAATAAATTTACTGCTGTCCCATTGGAAATAAAGGAAATGGAGGGTATTAAATACTTAAGTATTGGAAATAATGAGCTATATATTCGGGACTAA
- the rpsG gene encoding 30S ribosomal protein S7 — protein sequence MARRRRPVKREVLADPVFGDVLVTKFINCMMEDGKKSAAEKIFYGAIEIVTQKAQGEEAIVVFKRALENLKPQVEVRTRRVGGSNYQIPVEVRPERRQALALRWLISYSRLRNEKSMRDKLAAEILDAANRRGAAIKKREDVHKMAEANKAFAHYRF from the coding sequence ATGGCACGCAGACGTCGCCCGGTAAAACGCGAAGTATTAGCAGATCCCGTCTTTGGTGACGTATTAGTCACTAAGTTCATCAACTGTATGATGGAAGATGGAAAAAAAAGCGCAGCAGAAAAAATATTCTACGGCGCCATTGAAATTGTAACTCAAAAAGCTCAAGGTGAAGAAGCTATTGTTGTCTTCAAACGCGCTCTTGAAAACCTCAAACCACAAGTTGAAGTTCGCACACGCCGCGTTGGTGGTTCTAACTACCAAATCCCTGTAGAAGTTCGTCCTGAGCGCAGGCAAGCTCTTGCTCTTCGTTGGCTCATTTCCTACTCTCGCTTACGCAATGAAAAATCCATGCGCGATAAGCTTGCTGCCGAAATCCTCGATGCGGCAAACCGCCGTGGTGCTGCTATTAAGAAACGTGAAGACGTTCATAAAATGGCAGAAGCAAACAAAGCATTTGCACACTACCGCTTCTAA
- the rpsL gene encoding 30S ribosomal protein S12, with amino-acid sequence MPTINQLVASGRKPNPYRSKSPALKECPQRRGVCTRVYTTTPKKPNSAIRKVAKVRLTTGIEVISYIPGEGHNLQEHSVVLVRGGRVKDLPGVRYHIVRGALDTTGVAKRRQSRSLYGAKRPKGGAAAAEPAKKGKK; translated from the coding sequence ATGCCAACCATTAACCAGCTTGTCGCAAGCGGCCGTAAGCCAAACCCTTACCGCAGCAAATCTCCTGCACTTAAAGAGTGCCCACAACGTCGTGGCGTTTGTACACGCGTTTACACAACAACACCAAAAAAACCAAACTCTGCTATTCGTAAGGTAGCAAAGGTTCGTTTAACGACTGGTATTGAAGTGATTTCCTATATCCCAGGTGAAGGCCATAACTTACAAGAGCACTCCGTTGTTCTCGTTCGTGGCGGTCGTGTAAAAGACTTACCTGGTGTGCGTTACCACATTGTTCGTGGCGCACTTGACACCACAGGCGTTGCAAAACGTCGCCAATCCCGTTCTCTTTATGGCGCAAAACGTCCTAAGGGAGGCGCTGCGGCTGCTGAACCTGCTAAAAAAGGCAAGAAGTAA
- a CDS encoding flagellar hook-length control protein FliK, whose translation MAMQTSNSGLFSIGAVATPPQKENNLEQQEPKKGNNNNVNFANFIDDLFAKYSMDDEGGEDPAPLLFKKSDNKKADDLNNLINSVLTPTFPFQSSLQMNKEDNTSFAWQQPKASFNTENKVAIDLKPVENFSIGDYKFYPIYPENMNISKEEQPTLIDKNAQPLNNLMKFDAVDLKVIQNPNITDNKFTAFDKMSVQPTPIALKDLQKGDLVSIAPLDNNKNIFLPFSKMNVEIQNAIPDVKMNNAKLDNKINLNNINLLEKGNPKQEIIDFGENFFGYPVSHLEQDNSIKTDYYLFKKESLPEGDKQLLIGILSKDTDNDALPNNFDLGKQGKPLLIGYQEDKPKFSKMMTLTDLKNNIDNLFNRILKNQNEDDFLGDDQQWNGKNFKPAFSNAPKSIFDEPHKYFFNAKDFENKDFFSNGNFNNINFKGKNIDINPNALKAMEDLLKAKMQQGFGNINFENVDKDKKGLDLSKTDFIRTNFEKVKFEGLNNKENREDSPYSFMSDSDNNKDTPKKELGEKLSLENKGISFEKGITPHSSSPIVVSDKSNADFSNTIISTATRRAVDLSNQLQARGGGTAKIQIQDDKVGSLELSIHMKKDNTVSMEIKASDKDLKNILEKNSDTLRKSLDNQNISLTDFKVSTIEKSIQTNMGSAAGQGFSQHQSQHNGQNGNLNNPDNPQQALNQSFLQNSFSNGSNSFFKNPESDFSFNRNHIQDYVNKNVSFKNVEKNSITNIQRGANGSIKVLV comes from the coding sequence ATGGCAATGCAAACCTCAAATTCGGGTCTATTTTCTATAGGAGCAGTAGCAACTCCTCCTCAAAAAGAAAATAACCTTGAACAACAAGAACCCAAAAAAGGGAACAATAATAATGTTAATTTTGCAAATTTCATCGATGACTTATTTGCAAAATATAGCATGGACGATGAAGGCGGCGAGGATCCCGCACCTTTGCTTTTCAAAAAAAGTGATAATAAAAAAGCGGACGATTTAAACAATCTAATAAATTCTGTGTTAACACCCACATTTCCGTTTCAAAGCTCTCTACAAATGAATAAGGAAGACAATACCTCATTTGCATGGCAGCAACCTAAAGCAAGTTTTAATACCGAAAATAAAGTAGCAATAGATTTAAAACCCGTGGAAAACTTTTCCATAGGAGATTATAAATTTTATCCTATTTATCCAGAAAATATGAATATTTCAAAAGAGGAACAGCCAACACTTATCGATAAAAACGCGCAACCTTTAAATAACTTAATGAAATTTGATGCCGTGGATTTGAAAGTGATTCAAAATCCCAATATCACGGATAATAAATTCACAGCCTTTGATAAAATGAGCGTTCAACCAACTCCTATTGCATTGAAAGATTTGCAAAAGGGTGATTTGGTTTCTATAGCGCCTCTTGATAATAATAAAAATATATTTTTACCCTTTTCAAAAATGAATGTAGAAATACAGAATGCGATTCCTGATGTAAAAATGAATAACGCAAAGTTAGACAATAAAATAAATTTAAATAACATCAACTTATTAGAAAAAGGGAATCCGAAACAAGAAATTATTGATTTTGGTGAGAACTTTTTTGGGTATCCCGTTTCACACTTAGAGCAGGACAATAGCATAAAAACAGATTATTACTTATTTAAGAAAGAAAGCCTACCTGAGGGAGATAAGCAATTATTAATTGGTATTTTATCTAAAGATACCGATAATGATGCTTTACCAAACAATTTTGACTTAGGAAAACAAGGAAAACCCCTCCTTATAGGATATCAAGAAGACAAACCAAAATTTTCAAAAATGATGACTTTAACAGATTTAAAAAATAATATCGATAATTTATTTAACCGTATATTAAAAAATCAAAATGAAGATGATTTTTTAGGCGATGATCAACAATGGAATGGAAAAAACTTTAAACCCGCATTTTCAAATGCTCCAAAATCAATTTTTGATGAACCGCACAAATATTTTTTTAATGCTAAGGATTTTGAAAATAAAGATTTTTTTAGCAACGGTAATTTTAATAATATCAATTTTAAAGGTAAAAATATTGATATTAATCCAAATGCATTAAAAGCAATGGAAGATTTATTAAAAGCGAAAATGCAACAAGGATTTGGAAATATCAATTTTGAGAATGTGGATAAAGATAAAAAAGGACTTGACTTATCAAAGACAGATTTCATTCGTACCAATTTTGAGAAAGTAAAGTTCGAAGGTTTAAATAACAAAGAGAATAGAGAGGATTCTCCTTATTCCTTTATGTCCGACTCTGATAATAATAAAGATACACCCAAAAAAGAACTGGGTGAAAAATTATCATTAGAAAATAAAGGGATCTCTTTTGAAAAAGGCATCACACCTCATTCTTCATCTCCTATTGTGGTTTCAGATAAAAGCAATGCCGATTTTTCAAATACCATTATATCGACAGCAACACGCAGAGCAGTCGATCTCTCTAATCAATTACAAGCACGTGGCGGTGGTACAGCAAAAATTCAAATACAAGACGATAAAGTAGGCAGTCTTGAATTAAGTATTCATATGAAAAAAGACAATACCGTCAGCATGGAAATTAAGGCTTCGGATAAGGATTTAAAAAATATCCTAGAAAAAAATTCTGATACTTTAAGAAAATCATTGGACAATCAAAATATATCACTCACTGATTTTAAAGTTTCCACCATTGAAAAATCAATTCAAACAAACATGGGAAGTGCGGCAGGGCAAGGTTTTTCACAACATCAATCCCAACATAATGGTCAAAATGGAAATCTGAATAATCCTGATAATCCTCAACAGGCTTTAAATCAAAGTTTTTTACAGAATAGTTTTAGCAATGGAAGCAATTCTTTTTTTAAAAATCCTGAGTCCGATTTTTCATTTAATAGAAATCATATTCAAGATTACGTTAATAAAAACGTATCTTTTAAAAATGTGGAAAAAAATTCCATAACAAATATTCAACGCGGTGCAAATGGATCTATTAAAGTTTTAGTTTAA
- a CDS encoding flagellar hook capping FlgD N-terminal domain-containing protein, whose product MDIGAARGLAKIPEQPLEPPKSAGLKMEKGDEAINFDDMISSSNQARQAEIEKEKNEAGGDFRLGETKNDREFRQQLEKVTGKKLNTPKNKMERDDYLNLLVTQLKYQDPSKPMEHYEMASQMAQFNTVEQLMGVNKVLADMKKMQNEAKAEKLTQYLGKDIEIQGNNVRLSPDGTANTMKFELPSAASNAIVEIRDEHLKVVKSIHMGAVQIGTNKVTWDGTNDKGNKLPGGDYTFSVLSSTEDGKPMTAKTSFMAKVEGISDIFSGGKLDTTVGAADPSKIIAIRNPEVADANKANKSQLAAYAQNGAQVGQPQNKDPGAQKQLNPNDPNNPPANQGMNNAPMNLGSNNPNSSSPQNSDANTAKSPYERAPLNNTKPLAEARPIFSSTPPWEQKPGASANVTEETRSPPAKTVMNSTPKPQSSLDEFKAAPKYGGAPAVAGISGRAN is encoded by the coding sequence ATGGATATTGGAGCAGCAAGAGGTCTTGCAAAAATACCGGAACAACCTTTAGAGCCACCGAAAAGTGCGGGACTCAAAATGGAAAAAGGCGATGAGGCTATTAATTTTGATGATATGATTTCCTCATCGAATCAAGCACGTCAGGCAGAAATTGAAAAAGAAAAAAATGAAGCCGGTGGTGATTTCCGTCTCGGTGAAACAAAAAATGATAGAGAATTCCGTCAACAGCTGGAAAAAGTAACAGGAAAGAAATTAAATACACCGAAAAACAAAATGGAAAGAGATGATTATTTGAATTTACTTGTAACTCAATTAAAGTATCAAGACCCTAGTAAGCCCATGGAACACTACGAAATGGCCTCACAAATGGCTCAATTTAATACCGTTGAACAACTTATGGGTGTGAATAAAGTATTAGCTGATATGAAAAAAATGCAAAATGAAGCTAAGGCTGAAAAACTCACTCAATATTTAGGAAAAGATATTGAAATACAAGGTAACAACGTCAGACTTTCTCCAGACGGCACCGCAAATACAATGAAGTTTGAACTCCCTTCAGCAGCTTCTAATGCCATCGTTGAAATTCGCGATGAGCATTTAAAAGTTGTGAAGAGCATTCATATGGGTGCCGTACAAATTGGCACAAATAAAGTAACATGGGATGGCACAAATGATAAAGGTAACAAATTACCAGGCGGTGACTACACATTTAGCGTATTATCATCAACGGAAGACGGTAAACCCATGACAGCAAAAACTTCATTCATGGCTAAGGTGGAAGGCATTTCTGATATTTTTTCAGGTGGCAAGTTAGATACAACCGTGGGCGCCGCCGATCCTTCCAAAATAATTGCCATCCGAAATCCTGAAGTGGCAGATGCAAATAAAGCGAATAAATCGCAATTAGCAGCCTATGCGCAAAATGGAGCACAAGTAGGGCAGCCACAAAATAAAGACCCCGGCGCCCAAAAACAATTAAATCCAAACGATCCCAATAATCCGCCCGCAAATCAAGGGATGAACAATGCTCCTATGAATTTAGGTAGTAACAATCCAAATTCAAGTTCTCCACAAAATTCAGATGCAAATACGGCAAAATCACCTTATGAAAGGGCTCCCTTAAACAATACAAAACCCTTAGCGGAAGCACGTCCTATTTTTAGCTCAACACCTCCTTGGGAACAAAAACCAGGAGCAAGCGCTAATGTAACAGAAGAAACACGATCTCCCCCAGCAAAAACAGTTATGAATTCAACACCTAAACCGCAGTCTAGTTTAGATGAATTTAAAGCCGCTCCTAAATACGGTGGCGCTCCCGCAGTAGCGGGAATCAGTGGCAGGGCGAATTAA
- a CDS encoding flagellar hook protein FlgE — protein MPINYALFSAVTGLGTNADGMSVVANNIANANTRSFKTDRAEFEDMLAVSLNENSQLGRGARLRNITTLYNQGAVTNTGQITDLSVQGDGFFIIKSDTAEVKESNGLFYTRQGSFRFDKDGKLTDPSGARVQGYMPDPDSNNRLSVKMTDLQILSNIIPPRPTNIVNVVTNLDVRDKPPVDTFDLSRPADTSNFASAVTIYDNFGNGRQAVIYYVRQKNEEGENRNLWKWYATVDGGEVRRVGNKDGMEEVTPQRDAKGKLLPTVIKEGSVEFDEDGKPILPFKTKAGIPIQIDIIEKTDAAQVEFTNGARPQLIQFNLGPTIDEDFVIGTQGSTSLAAKSGVAFHSQDGYEAGYLKTIKIDLDGMIRGTYTNGLERRLGAVALAAFQNNHGLQKIGRNNYIATPKAGEARIGLPQTMSRGSIYSASLEESNVDLAQQFVDMILTQRGFQANSKAVTTTDTMLEEIINLKR, from the coding sequence ATGCCAATAAATTATGCCTTATTTAGTGCGGTAACAGGTTTAGGAACAAACGCTGATGGTATGTCCGTTGTTGCCAACAATATTGCCAACGCAAACACCCGTTCCTTTAAAACAGACAGAGCTGAGTTCGAGGATATGCTCGCCGTTTCTTTAAATGAAAATTCACAACTAGGACGTGGTGCCCGCTTAAGAAATATTACAACACTATATAATCAAGGCGCCGTTACAAATACGGGACAAATTACCGATTTAAGCGTTCAAGGTGACGGATTTTTTATCATTAAAAGCGATACAGCAGAAGTAAAAGAATCTAACGGTTTATTTTATACGAGACAGGGAAGCTTTCGCTTTGATAAAGACGGTAAGTTAACAGATCCTTCAGGCGCCCGCGTTCAAGGTTACATGCCCGACCCCGATAGCAACAACCGCCTTTCCGTTAAAATGACGGACTTACAAATTCTTTCCAATATCATTCCACCTAGACCCACAAACATTGTGAATGTCGTAACAAACCTGGATGTACGTGATAAACCACCCGTAGACACCTTCGATTTGTCACGCCCTGCAGACACCTCAAACTTTGCCAGTGCCGTCACAATTTACGATAATTTCGGTAATGGAAGGCAAGCGGTTATTTATTATGTAAGACAAAAAAATGAAGAAGGTGAAAATAGAAATCTCTGGAAATGGTATGCTACTGTGGATGGTGGGGAAGTCAGAAGAGTCGGCAATAAAGACGGTATGGAAGAAGTCACTCCCCAAAGAGATGCCAAAGGAAAGCTCCTTCCTACGGTTATTAAGGAAGGCTCCGTTGAATTTGATGAAGATGGCAAACCCATTCTTCCCTTTAAAACCAAAGCGGGTATTCCTATTCAAATTGATATTATTGAAAAGACCGACGCCGCTCAGGTTGAATTTACCAACGGTGCCAGACCTCAACTTATTCAATTTAACTTAGGACCTACAATTGATGAAGATTTTGTCATCGGTACGCAAGGATCTACAAGCTTAGCAGCAAAGTCAGGAGTGGCTTTCCACTCGCAAGATGGCTACGAAGCGGGCTATTTAAAAACGATTAAAATTGACCTCGATGGCATGATCCGAGGAACATATACAAATGGCCTAGAACGCCGCCTCGGAGCGGTTGCCTTAGCTGCCTTTCAAAATAACCACGGCTTACAAAAGATTGGTCGTAACAATTACATTGCCACACCTAAAGCAGGTGAAGCCCGGATTGGTTTGCCCCAAACCATGTCCCGCGGAAGTATTTACTCCGCCAGCCTTGAGGAATCCAACGTCGACCTGGCGCAGCAATTTGTGGATATGATTTTAACCCAGCGTGGTTTCCAGGCAAACTCCAAAGCCGTCACAACGACCGACACCATGCTTGAAGAAATTATTAACTTAAAACGTTAA
- a CDS encoding fatty acid desaturase family protein: protein MHLCFIFSPILLFHYISLKNTLLNIIITTFFIFFNGTRMRALGNIIHECCHYTFVPGKKLNTFLGKTLCTLELNCFHTYQKEHFSHHRYLGNILYDEDFKIRHKLGICDKNPFKISRFLKIIFSPKNWYFLFISSIKLKIKSLKSLIFYTIYLSAFICLCYLFGFQLIFLFIIIPFLTTYQMMKLMSDFLDHGGLYFRKDDEFKTRNHYFSIPLLNWIFFPRSDCFHLVHHLYPRLPSNFLYKKHEHLLEENDNYKKRRHCIF, encoded by the coding sequence ATGCATCTATGTTTCATTTTTTCTCCCATTTTATTATTTCATTACATTTCATTAAAAAATACATTATTAAACATTATAATAACGACTTTTTTTATATTTTTTAATGGAACGCGCATGAGAGCGCTGGGTAACATTATTCATGAATGCTGTCACTATACCTTTGTTCCTGGTAAAAAGTTAAATACCTTTTTGGGAAAAACACTCTGTACACTGGAACTGAATTGTTTTCATACCTATCAAAAAGAACATTTTTCACATCATCGTTATCTTGGAAACATTTTATACGACGAAGATTTTAAAATAAGACATAAACTGGGAATTTGTGATAAAAACCCATTTAAAATATCCCGATTTTTAAAAATCATTTTTTCACCTAAAAATTGGTATTTCTTATTTATATCCTCTATTAAATTAAAAATAAAATCATTAAAATCTCTCATTTTTTATACGATATATCTTTCTGCATTTATTTGTTTATGTTACTTATTTGGATTCCAACTTATATTTCTATTTATCATAATCCCTTTTTTAACAACATATCAAATGATGAAATTAATGTCCGATTTTCTCGATCATGGTGGACTTTATTTTAGAAAAGATGATGAATTTAAAACACGAAATCATTATTTTTCTATTCCCTTACTCAATTGGATTTTTTTTCCGCGCAGCGATTGTTTTCACTTAGTACATCATTTATACCCACGCTTACCGAGCAATTTTCTTTATAAAAAACATGAACACTTATTAGAGGAAAATGATAATTATAAAAAAAGAAGGCATTGTATTTTTTAA
- the deoC gene encoding deoxyribose-phosphate aldolase, with protein sequence MIIFRHKSLEQDYLNRFDILNKKSASLYSSLIDSTLLKQSSTDSQIIELCQEALQNSFRAVCVPPNYVGLAKKILQNSNVKICSVAAFPLGYCSLDTKIFEIENLIQNGADEIDFVQNVTLVKNSNFSELEKEYKTIVSVAKDKLIKVILETALLSDEEIYKCSFLAALSGVHVVKTSTGFSTRGASLNDIEVIKNALSKYQNETGYYVGIKASGGIRCYQDAVSFVQAGATRLGTSGGLAIINEKENLSSY encoded by the coding sequence ATGATTATATTTCGTCATAAATCACTTGAACAAGATTACTTAAATCGCTTCGATATTTTAAATAAAAAAAGCGCTTCTTTATATTCCTCATTAATTGATTCTACTCTTTTAAAACAAAGTTCTACGGATTCACAGATTATTGAACTCTGTCAAGAAGCTTTACAAAATTCCTTTAGAGCCGTCTGCGTTCCACCAAACTATGTCGGTTTAGCAAAAAAAATCCTGCAGAATTCTAATGTAAAAATATGTAGTGTTGCTGCTTTTCCTCTCGGATATTGCAGCCTCGATACAAAAATATTTGAGATTGAAAACTTAATCCAAAACGGCGCCGATGAAATTGATTTTGTTCAAAATGTCACTTTGGTTAAAAATAGTAATTTTAGTGAATTAGAAAAAGAATATAAAACCATTGTTTCTGTCGCAAAAGATAAACTTATAAAAGTAATATTGGAAACAGCCCTACTCTCCGATGAAGAAATTTATAAATGTTCTTTTTTAGCTGCCCTTTCTGGAGTTCATGTGGTAAAAACATCGACGGGATTTTCAACTCGGGGAGCCTCCTTAAATGACATTGAAGTTATTAAAAACGCACTGTCTAAATACCAAAATGAAACAGGTTACTACGTAGGTATCAAGGCAAGTGGAGGCATTCGATGTTACCAAGACGCTGTTTCTTTTGTCCAAGCAGGAGCAACCCGATTAGGAACCAGTGGCGGATTAGCCATTATTAACGAAAAAGAAAATCTTTCATCTTACTAA